ACTTCGGCGGGGACATTGGCACGGCCTATGGTTAAATATCCTTTCCGGCTGAAATAACCCGGGGCGGTTTCAGTCAGCAGGTACAAGGTTTTTACGCGTTTGCCTTGCGCCAATTCTTCTACACCCTTTAATAATTCTCCGGCAATACCGTTACCCCGCGATGCGGGCTCAACGGCCAGTGAGCGCAGCAGGCCGTATTCGCCGTAAACCTCCAGTCCGGCAGTACCTGCTATCCTGTCATCAAGCTTTGCAACAAGAAAATTGTCAAGTGATGCGGGAAGGTCGCTTACGGGCAATTTTTCAGCGGCAAGTATCGCTTCCACGTCTGCCTGGTAGTCAATAGCTCCTGATATTTCCATCTTCGTACCAAATTAGCAGCAACCGCCGCCGGGTGTACAGCAGGCATCAGTTGTTGCAAGGTTTTTAAGCTCTACTTTAGTTTTTTCCGA
Above is a window of Mucilaginibacter ginsenosidivorans DNA encoding:
- the arsN2 gene encoding arsenic resistance N-acetyltransferase ArsN2, producing the protein MEISGAIDYQADVEAILAAEKLPVSDLPASLDNFLVAKLDDRIAGTAGLEVYGEYGLLRSLAVEPASRGNGIAGELLKGVEELAQGKRVKTLYLLTETAPGYFSRKGYLTIGRANVPAEVQQSSEFSFVCPQSAIVMMKNLSA